One segment of Sandaracinaceae bacterium DNA contains the following:
- a CDS encoding dynamin family protein: MQQDELAKRASKLLALHTDSIRPTLEERDPQWLESVDRAAEVLRDAVAKDPALSIGFLGASQVGKSSIINAFLDERALPSGGVGPLTAQATRVTYRDSNALEARYHDRERFNRLRFALRDHLKRRGELPESASATDAVSEEVDPDDADLMFVTDTPSDDGGAAGDDDARNKHVSTVCEHMLRSVRLMLTQQDLPSPEDLPRLAVLDALHLVLGQAPLGDPAVLAPWKPGIANIRERLGEAENLNEDEDDPRPFKKQLRARAAGWLSPLVASLNVHLRKPALHGLTLVDLPGIKNFADAGGDVARQFVQQRDAGALVIVLRNNLLDEGMHELLMTVLDRYGIIESLLWGAAKEDIPLSLVFLVTNVDNVAKDEWAVLREEARENDEPLPSPDKVFASVAARVETRLREQLREALDQRLASERSDGSHEAQLLRVAAAIEALATRANVLCVSAPDYLNIKEESGEGFVKTLEATNIPRLRALFRGLAEERDARHQRQLTEAFCGLHEALSGHIASQARAYEEGGGPATAGFERFHDALDATRQELSRTLATQRKAAGKALDEDVERNIRELLEGASVAGHKKLKRLRGKAGTMHWSSLNAALARNGSWTTAGGRSIDYPSDLVKAISEQIAGGWDDIVLASVRKTTRALIQSELDLVEQLCARALDLDAKLVEQEHIEEQRALLRSAMNSTVRWTQDRLTNLTNEVEEKLRAEIAPPIEKACEKARKAGQNRGAGAKDRIVDAFELGGGAAVDSAIVGAHAVLRRQCQLVLKDIRNSHLQDTFDPLQRAFDKLTNAEQARASKQDKAQRRRALAAVQAHGTALSALALAATEATS; this comes from the coding sequence ATGCAACAAGATGAACTCGCCAAGCGCGCGTCAAAGCTTCTCGCGCTGCACACAGACAGCATTCGGCCCACCCTGGAGGAGCGCGACCCACAGTGGCTGGAGTCTGTCGACCGCGCTGCCGAGGTTCTGCGCGACGCCGTGGCGAAGGACCCGGCCCTCAGCATTGGCTTCCTCGGCGCCAGCCAAGTCGGCAAGAGCAGCATCATCAATGCGTTTCTGGACGAACGAGCACTGCCCTCGGGCGGGGTCGGTCCCCTCACCGCGCAAGCCACACGCGTCACGTATCGGGACAGCAATGCACTGGAGGCGCGCTACCACGACCGCGAGCGGTTCAATCGACTGCGCTTCGCCCTCCGCGACCACCTGAAGCGAAGGGGCGAACTCCCCGAGTCCGCGAGCGCAACGGATGCCGTGTCCGAAGAGGTTGACCCCGACGACGCCGACTTGATGTTCGTCACGGACACTCCGAGCGATGACGGGGGCGCCGCGGGCGATGACGATGCTCGCAACAAACATGTGTCAACGGTTTGCGAGCACATGCTGCGATCCGTCCGCTTGATGCTGACGCAGCAGGATCTGCCCAGCCCTGAAGACCTGCCACGACTCGCCGTGCTGGATGCGCTGCACCTGGTTCTCGGTCAGGCACCGCTCGGCGACCCTGCCGTCCTGGCGCCGTGGAAGCCAGGCATCGCGAATATCCGCGAGAGACTCGGAGAAGCCGAGAACCTCAACGAGGACGAAGATGACCCGCGGCCCTTCAAGAAGCAGCTGCGCGCACGGGCGGCGGGCTGGCTCAGCCCGCTCGTCGCGTCGCTGAACGTGCACCTGCGCAAGCCTGCGCTGCACGGCCTGACGCTAGTGGACCTGCCAGGGATCAAGAACTTTGCGGACGCCGGCGGTGACGTCGCGCGTCAGTTCGTCCAACAGCGTGACGCTGGCGCGCTGGTCATCGTGCTGCGCAACAACTTGCTCGACGAGGGCATGCACGAACTCTTGATGACGGTGCTCGACCGGTACGGAATCATCGAGAGCCTGCTCTGGGGTGCTGCCAAGGAGGACATCCCCCTATCCCTCGTGTTCCTTGTCACGAACGTCGACAACGTCGCCAAGGACGAGTGGGCAGTGTTGCGCGAGGAAGCGCGGGAGAACGACGAACCGCTTCCGTCGCCCGACAAGGTGTTCGCGAGTGTCGCAGCGAGGGTGGAGACGCGCCTCCGTGAACAGCTGCGCGAGGCGCTGGACCAACGCTTGGCGTCCGAGCGAAGCGACGGCAGCCATGAGGCTCAGCTACTGCGCGTTGCTGCAGCCATCGAAGCACTCGCCACCCGGGCGAACGTGCTCTGCGTCTCTGCCCCAGACTACCTGAACATCAAAGAGGAGTCGGGTGAGGGATTCGTGAAGACCCTCGAGGCCACGAACATTCCGCGCCTGAGGGCGCTGTTCCGGGGTCTCGCCGAAGAGCGTGACGCACGCCACCAAAGGCAGCTGACGGAAGCCTTCTGTGGCCTTCACGAGGCGCTCAGCGGTCACATCGCCTCTCAGGCACGCGCCTACGAGGAAGGAGGCGGACCAGCGACGGCGGGGTTCGAGCGATTTCATGACGCCCTCGACGCTACCCGCCAAGAGCTGAGCCGGACCCTTGCGACCCAACGGAAGGCCGCGGGCAAGGCGCTCGATGAGGACGTCGAGCGGAACATCCGAGAGCTGCTCGAGGGCGCCTCCGTCGCGGGACACAAGAAACTCAAGCGCCTTCGCGGGAAAGCCGGGACCATGCACTGGTCGTCGCTGAACGCCGCGCTGGCGCGCAACGGGTCCTGGACCACGGCGGGCGGGCGCTCCATCGACTACCCCAGCGACCTGGTGAAGGCCATCAGCGAGCAAATCGCCGGGGGGTGGGACGACATCGTCCTAGCGTCCGTTCGGAAGACCACCCGCGCGCTGATTCAAAGTGAGCTCGACCTGGTGGAGCAACTCTGTGCGCGTGCTCTCGATCTCGACGCCAAGCTCGTCGAGCAGGAGCACATCGAAGAGCAGCGCGCACTCCTTCGAAGCGCCATGAACTCGACGGTGCGCTGGACCCAGGACCGACTGACGAACCTCACCAACGAAGTGGAGGAGAAGCTTCGCGCCGAGATCGCTCCGCCCATCGAGAAGGCCTGCGAGAAAGCACGAAAGGCGGGGCAGAACCGCGGCGCGGGCGCGAAGGATCGCATTGTGGACGCGTTTGAGCTGGGCGGTGGCGCCGCAGTGGACTCGGCGATCGTTGGCGCGCACGCCGTGCTTCGGCGCCAATGCCAGCTGGTGTTGAAGGACATCCGCAACTCGCACCTGCAGGACACGTTCGACCCCCTGCAGCGCGCATTCGACAAGCTGACCAACGCTGAGCAGGCCCGCGCCAGCAAGCAGGACAAGGCTCAGCGTCGGCGGGCGCTGGCCGCTGTGCAGGCGCACGGCACCGCGCTGTCGGCCCTCGCGCTCGCAGCAACAGAGGCGACGTCATGA
- a CDS encoding HAMP domain-containing histidine kinase: MPRRLPSVYILLIPALTIAAGVLGYYTYLTASRFARLNEEAIAASSMLLAREKVENIERYVIEQDNVVFSDYPLDDPGSFEVSWRPTSIDRTPSVRSVLLLNEYGHVVAFASRAGTQDRRDFLDVFHQDIVQEFEFDDTPLNSLKHLHGRFRDRSYLFSYKAVRHNGRRMFLVAHHDTGFIVRSQFPTLFSTEEGRSTYNVVDVDNRRVYGPSLASAGDYVVGHRFPTTLYQWRLQIAPQQATQLETQGSLGRTVQLGSLGLSFAVILLGIAFLLYAASKERRLNEMKSEFIANVSHELKTPLSVVRMFGEMLLTERVRTPEKQKQYLEIICRESERLSGLIENVLDFAALERGKQKFDFHERDIGPVLQQAIDAFRYRLEEDGNRVTLELAPDLPMVAIDEQSIVLALVNLLDNAVKYGGGSAIEVSVTCSARSVHVRVRDHGPGIPNEDLRRIFERFYRTPKHREVRGSGIGLALVKHIADAHGGRAWAANAEDGGAVVAFTLPAV; the protein is encoded by the coding sequence GTGCCCCGCAGGCTCCCGTCCGTCTACATCTTGCTCATTCCCGCGCTGACCATCGCCGCGGGCGTGCTGGGCTACTACACGTACCTCACGGCGTCTCGCTTCGCGCGGCTCAACGAAGAGGCCATCGCCGCGTCGTCCATGCTGCTGGCGCGCGAGAAGGTGGAGAACATCGAGCGCTACGTCATCGAGCAGGACAACGTGGTGTTCAGCGACTACCCGCTGGACGACCCGGGCAGCTTCGAAGTGAGCTGGCGGCCCACGTCCATCGACCGGACGCCCAGCGTGCGCTCGGTGCTGTTGCTGAACGAGTACGGCCACGTGGTGGCGTTCGCCTCCCGCGCGGGCACGCAAGACCGGCGCGACTTCCTGGACGTGTTCCACCAGGACATCGTGCAGGAGTTCGAGTTCGACGACACCCCGCTCAACAGCCTGAAGCACCTGCACGGACGCTTCCGCGACCGCAGCTACCTGTTCAGCTACAAGGCCGTGCGCCACAACGGGCGCCGCATGTTCTTGGTGGCGCACCACGACACCGGCTTCATCGTGCGGTCGCAGTTCCCCACGCTGTTCTCCACCGAGGAGGGGCGCAGCACCTACAACGTGGTGGACGTGGACAACCGGCGCGTCTATGGCCCGAGCCTGGCTTCGGCCGGCGACTACGTGGTGGGCCACCGCTTCCCCACCACGCTCTACCAGTGGCGCCTGCAGATTGCGCCGCAGCAGGCCACGCAGCTGGAGACGCAGGGCAGCCTGGGCCGCACGGTGCAGCTGGGGTCGCTGGGGCTTTCGTTTGCCGTCATCCTGCTGGGCATCGCGTTCTTGCTGTACGCGGCCAGCAAGGAGCGCCGCCTCAACGAGATGAAGAGCGAGTTCATCGCCAACGTGTCGCACGAGCTGAAGACGCCGCTCTCCGTGGTGCGCATGTTCGGCGAGATGCTGCTGACCGAGCGCGTGCGCACGCCCGAGAAGCAGAAGCAGTACCTCGAGATCATCTGCCGCGAGTCCGAGCGCCTGAGCGGGCTCATCGAGAACGTGCTGGACTTCGCCGCCCTCGAGCGCGGCAAGCAGAAGTTCGACTTCCACGAGCGCGACATCGGGCCCGTGCTGCAGCAGGCCATCGACGCGTTCCGCTACCGCCTGGAGGAAGACGGAAACCGCGTCACCCTGGAGCTGGCGCCCGACCTGCCCATGGTGGCCATCGACGAGCAGAGCATCGTGCTGGCGCTGGTGAACCTGCTGGACAACGCCGTGAAGTACGGCGGAGGGAGCGCCATCGAGGTGTCGGTGACGTGCAGCGCGCGCTCCGTGCACGTGCGCGTGCGCGACCACGGCCCGGGGATCCCGAACGAGGACCTGAGGCGCATCTTCGAGCGGTTTTATCGGACGCCGAAGCACCGTGAGGTGCGCGGGTCGGGCATTGGGCTGGCGCTGGTAAAGCACATCGCCGATGCGCACGGCGGCCGGGCGTGGGCGGCCAACGCGGAGGACGGCGGCGCCGTGGTGGCGTTCACGCTGCCGGCGGTGTGA
- a CDS encoding DUF262 domain-containing protein, which translates to MKISTILDHIDSGHMALPEFQRGYVWNRDQVRGLFDSLYRKHPVGGLLVWATESQSAAHRGDGTLAAGIVKLLLDGQQRMTSLYGVVRGHPPKFFDGNAQAFSGLRFHLDEETFEFFQPVKMKGDPLWIDVTALMKAGMGGLGAMMGQLSAHFGASPKIGEYAGRMAQLLGILDKELHIEEVTGADKTLDVVVDIFNRVNSGGTKLSKGDLALARICADWPEARDTMKDKLAEWGKAGYAFNLDWLLRSVNTVLTGEARFQHLQHKSGEEIQDALARSNKHIDTTLNLISGRLGLDHDRVFFGRYAVPLMVRYLDQRTSSKAPKKPGVSTAMSEVERDKLLFWFIQAAMWGRFSGSTESYLDQDLAALEGPSGGLDPLLERLRLWHGSLRVEPGNFSGSTLGARFYPVLYMLTRMGDARDWGSGLPLKAGLLGKMSQLEVHHIFPKAQLKKHSWAKGDVNALANFCFLTKDTNLAISDRLPAVYFREVEAAHPGALASQWIPADPELWRMERFGDFLEARKVLLAAELNRRLEELLHGDTRWLERDMRPAPVSATPQTAPPAPAGGIDSAEEEAELQALRTWMDERSLAPGELGYELVDEETGTQRALLDLAWPDGMPPGLGERVAVLLYEGEATIRVASQAGYRCFTDVLGFQRYVETEVLGGIGGTEATAAE; encoded by the coding sequence ATGAAGATCTCCACGATCCTCGACCACATTGACAGTGGCCACATGGCGCTGCCCGAGTTTCAGCGAGGCTACGTGTGGAACCGCGACCAAGTGCGGGGCCTGTTCGACTCGCTCTACCGCAAGCACCCCGTGGGCGGCCTGCTGGTGTGGGCCACCGAGTCGCAGTCGGCAGCGCATCGCGGCGACGGAACGCTCGCGGCGGGCATCGTGAAGCTCCTCCTCGATGGACAACAGCGGATGACGTCACTCTACGGAGTGGTGCGAGGCCATCCGCCCAAATTCTTCGACGGAAATGCTCAGGCGTTCTCGGGCCTGCGGTTCCACCTCGACGAGGAGACCTTCGAGTTCTTCCAGCCCGTGAAGATGAAGGGCGACCCACTGTGGATTGATGTCACCGCACTCATGAAGGCGGGTATGGGCGGACTCGGAGCCATGATGGGGCAACTCTCGGCCCATTTTGGCGCCTCCCCCAAGATCGGCGAGTACGCGGGGCGAATGGCGCAGTTGCTCGGTATCCTGGACAAGGAACTGCACATCGAAGAAGTCACCGGCGCCGACAAAACGCTCGACGTGGTGGTCGACATCTTCAACCGGGTGAACAGCGGGGGCACCAAGTTGAGCAAGGGTGATCTGGCGCTCGCGCGCATCTGCGCGGACTGGCCGGAAGCGCGCGACACCATGAAGGACAAGCTCGCCGAGTGGGGGAAGGCGGGATACGCGTTCAACCTGGACTGGCTCCTGCGCTCTGTGAACACCGTGCTGACCGGCGAAGCGCGCTTTCAACACCTGCAGCACAAGAGCGGCGAGGAAATCCAGGACGCTCTCGCACGCTCGAACAAGCACATCGACACCACACTGAACCTCATCTCGGGGCGCCTGGGTCTCGACCACGACCGGGTCTTCTTCGGTCGCTACGCCGTCCCACTCATGGTGCGCTACCTGGACCAGCGCACATCCAGCAAGGCCCCCAAGAAGCCAGGTGTGAGCACCGCGATGAGCGAGGTCGAGCGCGACAAGCTGCTGTTCTGGTTCATCCAGGCTGCTATGTGGGGGCGCTTCTCGGGCTCCACGGAATCCTACCTGGACCAGGACTTGGCCGCGCTCGAGGGTCCAAGTGGCGGGCTCGATCCATTGCTCGAGCGACTGCGTCTCTGGCACGGCTCTCTGCGTGTGGAGCCTGGCAATTTCAGCGGCTCGACGTTGGGAGCTCGTTTCTACCCCGTGCTCTACATGCTCACGCGGATGGGCGATGCACGGGATTGGGGCAGCGGACTACCGCTCAAAGCGGGACTCCTTGGAAAGATGAGCCAGCTCGAGGTGCACCACATCTTCCCGAAGGCCCAGCTCAAGAAGCACAGCTGGGCCAAGGGCGACGTCAACGCGCTGGCGAACTTCTGCTTCCTGACGAAGGACACCAACCTCGCCATCAGCGACCGCCTGCCCGCCGTCTACTTTCGCGAGGTGGAGGCCGCGCACCCTGGTGCGCTCGCATCGCAGTGGATCCCTGCGGACCCCGAGCTCTGGCGCATGGAACGCTTCGGCGACTTCCTCGAAGCTCGCAAAGTCCTGCTGGCGGCCGAGCTCAACCGCCGGCTCGAAGAGCTACTACACGGCGACACGCGCTGGCTCGAGCGTGACATGCGGCCCGCGCCTGTGAGTGCCACGCCGCAGACTGCGCCGCCGGCGCCCGCGGGCGGAATCGACAGCGCAGAGGAGGAGGCCGAGCTGCAAGCGCTCCGCACTTGGATGGACGAGCGCAGCCTCGCGCCTGGCGAGCTCGGGTACGAGCTGGTCGACGAGGAGACGGGCACCCAGCGCGCCCTGCTGGACCTGGCATGGCCCGATGGGATGCCGCCGGGCCTCGGAGAGCGCGTGGCTGTGCTGCTTTACGAGGGTGAGGCGACCATCCGCGTGGCCAGCCAGGCGGGCTATCGATGCTTCACCGATGTGCTGGGATTCCAGCGCTACGTGGAGACCGAGGTGCTGGGGGGCATCGGAGGCACCGAGGCAACCGCGGCAGAGTGA